A window of Passer domesticus isolate bPasDom1 chromosome 18, bPasDom1.hap1, whole genome shotgun sequence contains these coding sequences:
- the FAM78A gene encoding protein FAM78A, protein MGCIQSISCKSKVFRESISVIEVKASIDPIPTSIDESSSVVLRYRTPHFRASAQVLVPPLPKKETWIVGWIQACSHMEFYNHYGDQGMSSWELPDLLDGKIQAISDSDGVNYPWYGNTTETCTIVGPTKKESKFNISMNDNFYPSVTWAVPVSDSNVAKLTSIHRDQSFTTWLVATNTATNEMVTLQTIKWRMRLGIEVNPSRPLGQRAKLQEPSAQEQPQVLSKNEPIPPSALVKPNANDAQVLMWRPKDGPPLVVIPPKHR, encoded by the exons ATGGGCTGTATTCAGAGTATTAGCTGCAAATCCAAAGTTTTCCGGGAAAGCATTTCGGTGATTGAAGTCAAAGCCTCCATTGATCCCATTCCCACCAGCATTGACGAGTCCTCCAGCGTGGTGCTGCGCTACAGGACCCCTCACTTCCGAGCCTCTGCGCAGGTGTTGGTGCCCCCTCTTCCCAAGAAGGAGACCTGGATCGTGGGCTGGATCCAGGCTTGCAGCCACATGGAATTCTACAATCACTACGGGGACCAGGGAAT GTCAAGCTGGGAGCTTCCAGACCTACTGGACGGTAAAATCCAGGCCATCAGCGACTCAGACGGAGTGAACTATCCCTGGTATGGGAACACCACAGAAACCTGCACCATCGTGGGTCCCACCAAGAAGGAGTCCAAGTTCAACATCAGCATGAACGACAACTTCTACCCGAGCGTGACGTGGGCGGTGCCCGTCAGCGACAGCAACGTGGCCAAGCTCACGAGCATCCACCGGGATCAGAGCTTCACCACCTGGCTGGTGGCCACCAACACGGCCACCAACGAGATGGTGACCCTGCAGACTATCAAATGGCGCATGAGGCTGGGCATCGAGGTGAACCCCAGCAGGCCCCTGGGGCAGCGTGCCAAGCTGCAGGAGCCCTCTGctcaagagcagccccaggtccTCAGCAAGAATGAGCCAATACCACCCAGTGCCCTTGTCAAACCCAATGCCAATGATGCTCAGGTACTCATGTGGAGGCCAAAGGATGGACCACCACTCGTGGTGATACCCCCAAAACATCGGTAA